ATCTTCGAAATCTCTTGGGTCGTTTCCAACCTGAGTTCTATTGCTAGAAATTCCGCCATTATTTAAAACGATATCGTAGGCTAAGCCGATCGTCTCGGTTTTCCCACTATTTGGCAAACCTTGTAAAACTATTATATCCATAAATTTAATTTAGTTGCAAAGATAGAGAAATTTAAAGCTCCTGTTTTTCAGCTCTGACAAAGGTTTTTACCTTTTTATTTTTAGTCTGATAAGATTAATTTATCAGTTGTTCAAATTATTATAAAAACGGATTTCTATAAAAATGAATTGCATAATTTTTGTCTTTATTTACTTTTTACATCATTATATATCAATTGCATAAGGGAATAATAATAATCTTTTTTCTTTTCAAATTCTTTTTTATGTGATTTTATTTTAGGCATTACACAAAAAGAATGTGGAGTACAAATACTGTTTTTGAAGACAATTTTCATTATTTCTTTGCTGAATTGGGTGTCCTGATTCTTTAAACAGTAAAAGACGGTTGAGGAGAAGAGGTCTGCAATTTGCAATTCTACATTTTCTTTTGAGTCAGCATTAATTATATCTCCTTCAAGATTGAATCCGAGCTTTATTCCTAAAAAATCTGTCCTTGAACCCACTAATCCCATTTCATTAAATGTTTCGAAGACAGGATTATCAATAAAAACTTTTGAATTGTCGCAAATTACATTTAATTTATCTCCTTTCTTGGACCAATCTGTTAGTATCCCAAGGAGTGAAGTCACGGTTAGATCCAAAATCCATCTTTCTGCTTCGCCTGTAGAAGTCTGAATTTCCTCAAAAAAGATTGTTGGGTTATGCGTTACAATTTCGATAATCCATTGTAGTAATGGATTATCTTTCGAAATTGAATGAAAACTAGTTTCTACAAGTGTTTTCTTTCCTCGCATCAAAAGTAAAAAATCTTCGAAGAAAGTTTCTGCTGACTCGTCTTTTGTAATAAAAGAAGCGTATAATCCTGTTGCTAAGAAATCATTTAGTTTTGAATTATAAAAAATGTAGTTGGACGACAAATATGGTTCAATACCATATTCAACAATTTTTCCTGCAAGTGCATATT
The Flavobacterium flavigenum genome window above contains:
- a CDS encoding DUF3800 domain-containing protein translates to MKIYCDESGYTGADLLEEFQPYFVYSGVKLDDETTKEIKNYIYNNYNIQNGEIKGKLIVSNKKGQEVIKHIFRKYSRIARIVFHDKKYALAGKIVEYGIEPYLSSNYIFYNSKLNDFLATGLYASFITKDESAETFFEDFLLLMRGKKTLVETSFHSISKDNPLLQWIIEIVTHNPTIFFEEIQTSTGEAERWILDLTVTSLLGILTDWSKKGDKLNVICDNSKVFIDNPVFETFNEMGLVGSRTDFLGIKLGFNLEGDIINADSKENVELQIADLFSSTVFYCLKNQDTQFSKEIMKIVFKNSICTPHSFCVMPKIKSHKKEFEKKKDYYYSLMQLIYNDVKSK